In Gopherus evgoodei ecotype Sinaloan lineage unplaced genomic scaffold, rGopEvg1_v1.p scaffold_48_arrow_ctg1, whole genome shotgun sequence, the following are encoded in one genomic region:
- the SNRPA gene encoding U1 small nuclear ribonucleoprotein A, whose product MAVPETRPNHTIYINNLNEKIKKDELKKSLYAIFSQFGQILDILVSRSLKMRGQAFVIFKEISSATNALRSMQGFPFYDKPMRIQYAKSDSDIISKMKGTYVERDRKREKRKPKGPETPVVKKQMPGAAAPGAAAVQGAVPGMPPMNQTPRMMHHMAGQPPYMPPPGMIPPPGMTPGGIAPGAMPPQQMMPGQMPPTQPLSENPPNHILFLTNLPEETNELMLSMLFNQFPGFKEVRLVPGRHDIAFVEFDNEVQAGAARDALQGFKITQSNAMKISFAKK is encoded by the exons ATGGCCGTCCCGGAAACCCGCCCCAATCACACCATCTACATCAACAACCTCAACGAGAAGATCAAGAAGGATG AGCTGAAGAAATCCCTGTACGCCATCTTCTCCCAGTTTGGCCAGATCCTGGATATCCTGGTGTCCCGGAGCCTGAAGATGAGGGGACAAGCCTTTGTCATCTTCAAGGAGATCAGCAGCGCCACCAACGCCTTGAGGTCCATGCAGGGGTTCCCCTTCTACGACAAGCCGATG AGGATCCAGTACGCCAAGTCGGACTCCGACATCATCTCGAAAATGAAAGGCACCTATGTGGAGCGTGACCGCAAGCGGGAGAAGAGGAAGCCTAAGGGCCCAGAGACGCCCGTCGTCAAGAAACAGAtgcctggggcagctgctcctggggcagctgcAGTGCAAGGAGCTGTCCCT GGAATGCCGCCAATGAACCAGACCCCCCGCATGATGCACCACATGGCAGGCCAGCCTCCGTACATGCCCCCTCCGGGTATGATCCCCCCACCTGGCATGACTCCTGGAGGAATCGCGCCAGGGGCCATGCCCCCTCAGCAGATGATGCCTGGCCAGATGCCGCCTACCCAGCCG CTCTCTGAGAACCCTCCCAATCACATCCTCTTCCTTACCAACCTGCCCGAGGAGACCAACGAGCTGATGCTGTCCATGCTCTTCAATCA GTTCCCAGGGTTCAAGGAGGTGCGGCTGGTGCCCGGGCGGCACGACATCGCTTTTGTGGAGTTTGATAACGAGGTGCAGGCTGGAGCCGCCCGCGATGCCCTCCAGGGCTTCAAGATCACACAGAGCAACGCCATGAAGATTTCCTTTGCCAAGAAGTGA
- the MIA gene encoding melanoma-derived growth regulatory protein: MANTRLWARAALLGALLGLLQGGRQLGKLAEKKLCADADCSHPISIAVAVQDYIAPDCRFIPIQHGQVVYVFSKLKGRGRLFWGGSVQGDYYGEHPARLGFFPSSVVQESQYLKPGKVEVKTDQWDFSCQ, translated from the exons ATGGCTAACACCCGGCTCTGGGCCCGGGCCGCTCTGCTGGGCgccctgctggggctgctgcaggggggccGGCAGCTGGGCAAGCTGGCGGAGAAGAAGCTGTGTGCGGATGCTGACTGCAGCC atcCGATCTCCATTGCGGTGGCCGTGCAGGATTACATCGCCCCCGACTGCCGCTTCATCCCTATCCAGCACGGGCAGGTCGTCTAcgtcttctccaagctgaagggCCGTGGCCGGCTGTTCTGGGGTGGCAGC GTGCAGGGGGATTATTATGGGGAGCACCCTGCCCGCCTGGGCTTCTTTCCCAGCAGCGTGGTCCAGGAGAGCCAGTACCTCAAGCCGGGGAAGGTGGAGGTCAAAACTGAT CAATGGGATTTCTCCTGCCAGTGA
- the LOC115642952 gene encoding rho-related GTP-binding protein RhoU-like, giving the protein MAGRGYGNEPGYKGPRGAGRSRFRAPRGSCLRPLPARSPGRTMPPQALLPGYPPAPPVPPHRPAPGLGLGLELERALELERALELQCVLLGDGAVGKTSLALSYSANGYPARYVPTALDRFSAVVQVDSAPVRLHLCDTAGQDEFDTLRRLCYPKADVFLLCFSVVAPTSFQNVGEKWVPELCQLCPAAPLLLVGTQCDLRQDVQVLIQLARRREKPVAELAARALAQKVGAVGYVECSALTQQNLKEVFDTAILAGLRHAEARSRRARSTASKVRTLSKAWWKKYVCVR; this is encoded by the exons ATGGCG GGGCGGGGCTATGGAAATGAGCCGGGCTATAAAGGCCCGCGCGGGGCAGGGCGCAGCCGGTTCCGGGCACCCCGCGGCTCCTGCCTCCGCCCCCTTCCCGCAAGGAGCCCGGGGCGGACCATGCCCCCCCAGGCGCTGCTGCCCGGGTACCCGCCTGCGCCCCCGGTGCCCCCGCACCGGCCCGCgcctggcctggggctggggctggagctggagcgggCGCTGGAGCTGGAGCGGGCGCTGGAGCTGCAGTGCGTCCTGCTGGGGGACGGCGCCGTGGGCAAGACGAGCCTGGCGCTGAGCTACAGCGCGAACGGGTACCCGGCCCGCTACGTGCCCACGGCGCTGGACCGCTTCTCGG CCGTGGTGCAGGTGGACAGCGCCCCCGTGAGGCTGCACCTCTGTGATACAGCGGGGCAG gaCGAGTTTGACACGCTGCGGCGGCTCTGCTACCCCAAGGCAGACGTCTTCCTCCTCTGCTTCAGCGTGGtggcccccacctccttccaGAACGTGGGGGAGAAGTGGGTGCCGGAGCTGTGCCAGCTCTGCCCCGCTGCCCCCCTGCTGCTGGTGGGCACCCAGTGCGACCTGCGCCAGGACGTCCAGGTGCTCATCCAGCTGGCCCGGCGCCGGGAGAAGCCGGTGGCCGAGCTGGCGGCCCGGGCGCTGGCCCAGAAAGTGGGGGCCGTGGGCTACGTGGAGTGCTCAGCGCTGACCCAGCAGAACCTCAAGGAGGTGTTCGACACGGCCATCCTGGCAGGGCTGCGGCATGCCGAGGCCCGGAGCCGGCGGGCGCGGAGCACAGCCAGCAAGGTGCGGACGCTCTCCAAGGCCTGGTGGAAGAAGTACGTCTGTGTGCGGTAG